Proteins encoded within one genomic window of Salipaludibacillus agaradhaerens:
- a CDS encoding DUF418 domain-containing protein, with translation MKKVSVDIESKRLNTPPPVSERILSPDLARGTMLLLILLAHAPLLLFGTSATGFALIIRPEGTTTLDKIINFVSYLVVDNRARPMFAVLFGFGMALIVERQLTKGQTVKGTKRLLHRRAWLLILFGFVNSVIIGGHDILAIYGTGALLLGWLLFRSDHAMNWTLLSLTFFFVFLMPIVWVYFAHAGEPFYNITAMTSYMDIVQDRFSSFFLTPIAHFLMPILIPIITGVWAARKKLFTEPERHRQLLLSIAVVGITLSFIGALPYAISSAFALDIHPTIGGVVYAVHMLTGLAGGCGYAAIFALLGPALNPNKLAIRAIAALGKRSLTFYIYNEAMLVFLLSPVALGLGGLLNSTGITILAVIIWLSAVCLAFMLEKRALSGPLETVFRRMIYSNRKKPALQQKHG, from the coding sequence ATGAAAAAAGTTTCGGTGGATATTGAAAGTAAACGATTAAACACTCCTCCCCCTGTAAGTGAACGAATCCTTTCACCTGATTTAGCTCGCGGTACGATGCTTTTACTTATCCTCTTAGCCCATGCTCCTTTGTTATTGTTTGGCACCTCTGCAACTGGGTTTGCACTCATTATAAGGCCTGAAGGGACGACAACTTTGGACAAAATCATCAACTTTGTCAGTTACTTAGTCGTAGATAATCGTGCCAGACCGATGTTTGCCGTCTTATTTGGGTTTGGTATGGCTTTGATCGTGGAACGCCAGCTAACAAAGGGACAAACCGTTAAAGGAACAAAACGATTATTACACCGGCGGGCATGGCTATTAATCCTTTTTGGTTTTGTAAATTCTGTCATTATCGGCGGCCATGATATCCTTGCCATTTATGGCACCGGAGCCCTTCTACTAGGCTGGCTATTGTTTCGATCAGACCATGCGATGAACTGGACGCTGTTATCCTTAACGTTCTTTTTTGTCTTTTTAATGCCCATCGTATGGGTGTACTTTGCTCATGCAGGGGAGCCATTTTACAATATCACTGCCATGACGAGTTATATGGATATTGTACAAGATCGCTTCTCATCATTTTTCCTCACCCCAATCGCTCACTTTCTGATGCCTATATTAATCCCTATTATTACCGGAGTATGGGCAGCACGAAAAAAGCTCTTCACAGAGCCCGAACGCCATCGGCAATTACTTCTTTCCATCGCTGTGGTAGGTATTACGCTCTCATTCATCGGGGCCCTTCCCTACGCTATCAGCTCCGCTTTTGCCCTGGATATTCATCCAACTATTGGCGGTGTTGTGTATGCGGTGCACATGTTAACGGGATTAGCTGGAGGATGTGGCTATGCTGCCATTTTCGCCCTACTTGGACCTGCTCTTAACCCTAATAAACTAGCTATTCGCGCAATAGCTGCATTAGGAAAACGTTCTCTCACATTTTACATTTATAATGAAGCTATGTTAGTTTTCCTCCTCTCTCCAGTTGCACTTGGTTTAGGCGGTTTGTTAAACAGTACAGGTATCACAATCTTGGCCGTCATCATTTGGCTTTCCGCTGTCTGTTTAGCATTCATGTTAGAAAAAAGAGCCTTGAGTGGTCCTCTGGAAACCGTGTTCCGGCGAATGATCTATTCAAATAGAAAGAAACCAGCTTTACAACAAAAACATGGTTAA
- a CDS encoding DUF6944 family repetitive protein has protein sequence MGVDDQKLLVGAWLNAIGTIISAAAEVRTLAGFDDINNKLVSIGEGLQAVGTSIAGTVAEDNPLNFAGDWIDGAGAALASIAAYLQDIDEENGVENLRLEALGDAFQSMGAAMSALGDYSTGEYDYALGNTLESLGAGLESIGTTYEIRGLEGGQAITTIGAIIQATGANYNALLLSKETLENREHNPI, from the coding sequence GTGGGAGTAGATGACCAGAAGCTTTTAGTTGGTGCGTGGTTAAATGCTATTGGAACGATTATTTCTGCTGCTGCCGAAGTAAGAACTCTAGCCGGATTTGATGATATTAACAACAAGCTTGTGAGCATCGGAGAAGGATTACAAGCAGTAGGGACATCTATCGCTGGGACAGTGGCAGAAGACAACCCGTTAAATTTTGCAGGAGACTGGATTGACGGTGCTGGTGCTGCCCTTGCCTCAATTGCGGCGTATTTGCAAGACATTGATGAGGAAAATGGTGTAGAGAACCTCCGACTTGAAGCATTAGGGGATGCTTTTCAATCAATGGGAGCTGCCATGAGTGCGTTAGGTGATTATTCTACCGGAGAATATGACTATGCTCTTGGTAACACCTTGGAAAGCTTAGGTGCAGGGTTGGAAAGTATTGGTACCACTTACGAAATTAGAGGACTGGAAGGTGGCCAGGCTATCACCACTATCGGGGCAATCATCCAAGCTACTGGGGCTAATTACAATGC